ACTCCAACGGGGGACAAGCCCCCTCGCCACAGGGTTATTTGCCGGCCATAAGAGTTGGAGTTAAGGAGAGGGTCATGTATTCACGTCGACAGATATTGCTGGCCGGCGGCGGCCTGGGGCTTGCGGTAATCGCCGGTGGCCTGCTGCAGAAAATCAACGCCGGTCCCACCCTGATCGCCGAGGCCGAAGCCGCCGAAAATTTCGAAGTCAGCCACACCGATGCGCAATGGCGCACCCTGCTGACCGCCGAGCAATACGCGATCCTGCGGGAAGAGGGCACCGAACGCCCCTACAGCAGTGCACTCAATGACGAACACAGCAACGGCACCTTCGCCTGCGCCGGTTGCGCGCTGCCCCTGTACTCCTCAGCCACCAAATTCGACAGCCACACCGGCTGGCCGAGTTTCTGGAAACCCCTGGAAAACGCGGTGGCCAGCCACGTCGATACCTCCTTCGGTGTGGAACGCCACGAAATCCATTGCAAGCGCTGCGGCGGTCACCAGGGCCATGTGTTCGATGACGGCCCCGCACCCACCGGCCTGCGCTACTGCATGAACGGCGCAGCCATGACGTTCACTGCGGCTTAATTCGATGTCTTCTTATAAGGGAATACCCCATGTGGCTTTTGGTTCTCGCTTATCTGGGCGGCGTGTTGACGATTGTCAGCCCATGCATCCTGCCGGTCCTGCCTTTTGTCTTCGCTCGCACCGGGCAGCCGTTTTTGCGCAGTGGCTTGCCGCTGCTGCTGGGGATGGCGATGACCTTCGCTCTGGTCGCCTCACTCGCGGCGGTGGGCGGCGGTTGGGTGGTGCAAGTCAATCAGTACGGTCGCTGGCTCGCGTTGCTGTTTGTTGCGCTATTCGGGCTGACGCTGCTGCTGCCAAGCCTGTCCGAGCGCCTGACCCGGCCATTGGTGGCGGCGGGCAGTCGCCTGTCGCAAGCCGCCGGGGCCGATTCGCGGCCGCGTCCGGGCGCCTCGTTCCTGATCGGCGTGGCCACCGGGCTGCTATGGGCGCCGTGCGCCGGGCCAATCCTGGGGCTGGTGCTGACGGGCGCCGCGCTGCAGGGCGCCAGTATCGGTACTACCTTGCTCTTGCTGGCCTACGCGGCCGGCGCTGCCACCTCCCTGGCCTTGGCGCTGCTGGTCGGCGGTAAAGTCTTTGGCTTCATGAAGCGCTCGCTCGGTGCCGGTGAATGGCTGCGTCGTGGTCTTGGCGCGCTGATGCTGGCCGGTGTGGCAGCCATTGCCCTGGGCCTGGACACCGGGATTCTGGCGCGCGTGTCGACGGCCTCCACTGGCGGCCTGGAACAAAGCCTGGTGGAAAAACTCAGCGCCAAGCCTGAACAGAAGAGCGGGGCGATGATGGCCGGTGGCGCGATGATGGCCGCCAACCACAGCGACACACTGCCCGTGGAAGGCCAGTTGCCGGCGCTGGACGGCGCCGTGCAATGGCTCAACTCTGAACCGCTGACCGCCGAGGCCTTGAAAGGCAAGGTGGTGCTGGTGGATTTCTGGACCTACTCCTGCATCAACTGCCTGCGCACCTTGCCGTACGTCAAGGCCTGGGCCGAGAAGTACCGCGACCAGGGCCTGGTAGTGATTGGCGTGCACGCCCCGGAATTCGCCTTTGAGCGCGACGTGAACAACGTCACCAAGGCCATGAAGGACCTGGGCATCACCTACCCGGTGGCCATCGACAACGACTACAAGATCTGGCGTGCCTTCAACAACCAGTACTGGCCGGCGCATTACTTTGCCGATGCCAAGGGCCAGATTCGCTACCACCACTTTGGCGAGGGTGATTACGCCGAGTCTGAGCGGGTTATCCAGCAACTGCTGCGTGAGGCGGGCGCCACCAAAGTCGCAGGCGGTTTGATCGAAGCCGATGCCAAGGGTATCCAGGTTGCACCGGACATGAACGAAGTGCAGTCGCCGGAAACCTACCTGGGCTTCCAGCGCGCCGAGAACTTCGTCTCCATCGGCACGTTGGCCACCGACAAGGTCGCCAACTACCCGGCGGCCGGCAATCTCGCGCTGAACAACTGGACCCTCGAAGGCCAATGGAACGTCGGCGGCCAGCAAGCCACCCTTGCGGCGGCCAACGGCAAAATCGTCTACCGCTTCCACGCCCGTGACCTGCACCTGGTGCTGGGCCCTGGCGCCGACGGCAAGCCGGTGCGCTTCAAAGTCAGCGTCGACGGCCAGGCGCCCGGGGATTCCCACGGCACCGACGTCGCCCCGGATGGCAGCGGTACGGTGACCGAACAACGCTTGTACCAACTGGTGCGCCAGCCTGGCGCGGTCAAGGATCGGACCTTCACCATCGAGTTTCTGGACCCACAAGTGGCGGCCTACGCCTTCACCTTCGGCTAACCCATAGCGAAATTTTGAATGGTTAACCCGATCAATGTGGGAGCTGGCTTGCCTGCGATGGCGATGTTGAATTCACCACCGCCATCGCAGCGATGCGGCGACCCGACAAGCCAGCTCCCACAATTGACCGTGTTTATTCTGATGTTTCGGAGTGAATGAGATGAAACTGCTTAAGTACTTACCGGCCCTGGCGTTCGCTGCCTTCGTCGGCCACAGCTCGGCCTTCTCCTTCGGCCCGTCCGACGACGCCGTGGCCATTGCGCCACCGGCCATGGACCTGCCGGCAAACGGTAGCACCCAGCAAACCGCCGTGTTCGCCGGCGGTTGCTTCTGGGGTGTGCAGGGTGTGTTCCAGCACGTGCAAGGGGTGAAAAACGCCGTCTCTGGCTATGACGGCGGCGCGGCCAGCACCGCCCAATACGAAAGCGTCAGCGGCGGTGATACCGGCCACGCCGAGTCCGTCTCCGTGACCTACGACCCGAGCAAGGTCAGCTACGGCAAGCTGCTGCAGATCTACTTTTCGGTGGCCCACAACCCCACGGAACTCAACCGCCAGGGCCCGGACAGTGGCACCCAGTATCGCTCGACGATCTTTGCCCAGAACGCCGACCAGCAAAAAGTCGCCCAGGCCTACATCGACCAACTCGACGGCGCCAAAGCCTTCGACAAACCGATCGTGACCAAAATCGAAACGGGCAAAGCGTTCTACCCGGCAGAGTCCTACCACCAGGACTTCCTGACCGAAAACCCCTCGTACCCCTACATCGTGATCAACGACCTGCCCAAGGTGGCACAGCTGAAAAAACTGTTTCCCGACCAATACCGCGTCGAGCCCGTATTGGTGAAAAACCAATAACCCAACCCCTGCACACTTCAAAGGTGGGAGCAGGCAAGCCAGCTCCCACATGGGTTTGCAGCGGTGTTCAGACCACCTCCAGGTACGAGCTATGAATCGCCCGCGCCAACTGCCGCACGGTATCGATAAACTCCGTCAACCGGCTATGCAGCCCATCCTCCAGAATCTCATCAATCCCGGTATACCGCAGCCGCGCCTCAAACTCCGCCGCCAAACGCTGCGCCGTACGCCCATAACTCCCGGGCAAGTCCGCCAAAATATGGCTCAACTCCTCAATGCATGCATGCAGCGAGCGGGGCACGTCACTGCGCAACAGCAACAGCTCTGACACAGACCGCGCATTCAACGCATTCGGATACAGCTCGGTATACGCCTCAAACGACGACAACGCCCGCAGCAGCGCACTCCACTGGTAATACCCGCGTGCCGACAAGTCGCTGACCTCTTCGGACTCCTCGCCAAACATCTCATACCGCGCATCCAGCAGGCGCAACGTGTTATCCGCCCGTTCGACAAACGTGCCCAACCGAATAAACCGATACGCGTCATTACGCATGATCGTCCCGGACGTGGCCCCGCGAAACAGGTGCGAACGCTGCTTTACCCAGTCACAAAAGTGGCTGATGCCATGGCGCGCCAACCCACCGGCCGCAATGCTGCGCATCTCCAGCCAGGTGGCGTTGAGGTTCTCCCACATGTCGGCGGTGATCCGCCCGCGTACCGCGTGGGCATTCCCGCGAGCAGCCCGCAAACAGTTATAGATGCTCGCCGGGTTTTCCTCATCGAGGGCGAAGAAGTGCAACATGCGCTCGGCGTCCAACTGCTTATGGCGCTCGAGGTAACTTTCCAGGGTACCGCTGCAGAGCAACGACATGGCCAGCTCGTCCAGCCCGTCACTGCGCCCGGCCTGGGGCATCAACGACAGCGAATAACTGACTTCCAGCATGCGCGCCAGGTTCTCGGCACGCTCCAGGTAACGCGACATCCAATACAAATCTGCGGCGGTTCTACTCAGCATACTCAGCCCTCCACCACCCAGGTGTCCTTGGTTCCGCCGCCTTGCGACGAGTTGACGATCAATGAACCTTCACGCAGTGCCACACGGGTCAAGCCACCGGGCACCAGGCGGGTTTCGTTGCCCGAGAGCACGAAGGGCCGCAGGTCGATATGCCGCGGCGCAATGCCATTTTCGACAAAGGTCGGGCAGGTGGACAGGCTCAAGGTTGGTTGGGCGATGTAGGCGTGGGGCCGGGCCTTGATGCGCTGGCGGAAATCCTCGATCTCGGCAGCGCTGGAAGCCGGACCCACCAGCATGCCGTAGCCGCCGGAGCCCTGGGTTTCCTTCACCACCAGCTCTGGGAGATGGGCGAGTACGTGGGACAGCTCGTCGGGTTTGCGGCACTGGAAGGTCGGCACGTTTTGCAGGACCGGCTCTTCGTCCAGGTAGAAACGGATCATCTCCGGCACGTACGGGTAGATGGATTTGTCATCCGCCACGCCGGTGCCGATGGCATTTGCCAGCACCACATTGCCCGCGCAGTAGGCCGCGACCAGGCCGGGTACGCCGAGCATCGAGTCGGGATTGAAGGCCTGCGGGTCGAGGAATGCATCGTCGATGCGACGGTAGATCACATCGACGGCTTTAGGGCCATCGGTGGTACGCATGAACACCTTGAGGTCGTGCACGAACAGGTCGGCACCTTCCACCAGTTCCACGCCCATTTCCCGGGCCAGGAACGCGTGTTCGAAGAATGCGCTGTTAAAGCGCCCAGGCGTCAGCACCACCACGTTGGGGTTGTCCAGGCGGCTGGAGCTTTTGAGGGTCTTGAGCAGCAGGTTGGGGTAGTGGTCCACCGGGGCAATGCGCTGCTTGGCAAACACCTCCGGGAACAGGCGCATCATCATCTTGCGGTCTTCGAGCATGTAGCTCACGCCGCTGGGGGTGCGCAGGTTGTCTTCGAGCACGTAGTAGGTGCCGTCGCCATCGCGTACCAGGTCGACCCCGGAGATGTGCGAGTAGATATCGCGGTGCAGGTCCAGGCCGACCATCGCCTTCTGGTAACCCTCGTTGCCCAGCACCTGCTCGGCAGGAATGATCCCGGCCTTGATGATGCGCTGGTCGTGGTAGATGTCGGCGAGGAACATGTTCAGTGCATTCACCCGCTGGATACAGCCGCGCTCGATGATGCTCCATTCACTGGCGGGGATGCTGCGGGGGATGATGTCGAAGGGGATCAGGCGCTCGGTGTCTTGCTCGTCGCCATACAGGGTGAAGGTGATCCCGGCGCGGTGAAACAGCAGGTCGGCTTCACGTCGGCGCTGGGCCAGCAGCTCTGGCGGCGTATTGGCCAGCCAGCGGGAGAATTCCTGATAGTGCGCACGACAAACGCCTTGTGCGTCATTCATTTCATCAAAGAAAGATCGAGCCATTCCAATACCTTGTCAGTGCCCGGGAATATGCTTTGGGGGGCACTGCCGCTTTATAAAACGCATTTTTTTATGGGCCCGTGGCTGATGGTGCCAGCGGGTCTGGTCCTTACTTTCTTTTGGGCTGGGCTCTGGGTCGGGAGGTAACGATTGCTCCTGTATTCAGGCGGGGCAGGTGGGTGATTGAAGGATTAAAGCAATGCCTGTGCCACCACACCTTGTGGCGAGGGAGCTTGCTCCCGCCGGGCTGCGCAGCGGCCCCAAAAAAGAATAAGAGCGCCACGTGTGCAGCGCCAGCCCGGTCCGGCGGGGGCAAGCGGCCTCGCCATATATAGAACCGGCCGCTCCAAAACGGTGCGCTGATTACTTGAACTTTGCATCAGGCCAGTTCTTCTAAAGAGCTTCATATGCCAGCACGGAGCACGGACGTGCCCAGAATCATCTCACCCGACACCCCGGAATCGAGCCTGACTGACCACAGCGAGCACTCCGCGAAGATTTTCGGCTCCCCCAAGGACCGGCTCGACTTCTACCGGCGCGAGATCCAATACGAAACCAGCATCCTGGCGAACCGCACCGACGCCTACCTTACGGCGCAGTCGTTCCTGGTGATTGCCTTCGTTTCCGGCATGGGCAACCTCAACCCTGAGTGGGGCAAGCTGTTCACCCTGGTGGTGCCGGTATTCCTGGCGATGCTTGGCATCCTCAGTTCCCTGAATGCCTGGCCGGGCATTCGGGCGGCCTACGAAATCATCGATCACTGGCACTACAAGCAAAGCGAACTGCTGCGCAGTGAACCGGTGATGGGCATGGCCTACGACGAATCGCCGCTGTTCAGCGAAACGGAGTCGTCCCACAAGGGTTATCGCAAATCCTTGTTGTTCTCGATGCGCGCGCCCTGGTTGTTCATGGTGTTCTGGGTGCTGCTGGGTGCCTACGCGTTTTATATCCAGGTGGACAATCCTGGCTCATAAGCAATTGGAACTTCACCGACCCGCACACGACCTTACTCTTTACGCAGTCTGCGTTTTTCCAACAGAGGTGAGCCATGAGCACAGACAACGACCCGCAAACCAGCAACCGTAACGACCCCGCCATTGACCGCGGCGAACCGGCACCGGGCACAGGTGCTGCGGCACCCAAGGATCCCAAACCTGCCGCCGACCCAAAAGCCAGCGAAAACGACTACAGTCCAGACTTCAAGCCCGAGCGCGAGCCCAAGCCTGAAACCGATGCCGATATCGATACCCAAGGCGGTTAGAGGAGACGGTCATGTCAGTTGACATAGAAGTAGACGATGAACTCAATGACCCGGGCAACGAAGACCCGGGCTCCTTGATGGATGATGCCGAAGTGCCGCTTAACGACCTGGATGATGCCGCTGACGTCGGCAACACCGAGAACCAGGAATAAGCGTCATTGTTGTGCCTGGGCACGCCGTTCATACCACGCCAGCATCGGTTGGGTACTGAGGCCATGAACGACGATGCTCAGGGCAATCACCGACAGCGTGAGGTTCACCGCCACCACGCTGCTGGTGCCCACCAACCCATGGTTGATGGCATAGAACAGGTAGTAGATGCTGCCGATCCCGCGAATCCCGAACCACCCCATCAGCCCGCGTTGATTGCGATCCAGCAGCGTGCCCCAGGGCATGGACAGCACGCTTAATGGGCGAATCACGCAGAACAGCAATGCGCCTACCGCCAGCGCCCGCCAGTCCCAGTGGCTGACCAGCACCACGCCCAACAGGGTGACCAAAAATACCTCCATCGAGCGCTCCACCAGGCCGCCGAAGGCGAGCATGTCGCCCATCATCACCCCGGCGGCGATCTGCGTGTCTTGCAACTGCCCCACATTGCCATGCAGCGCCTTTGCCGGCTCTACTTCCATATGGCCGACTACCGGCTGGGCCAAATGCTCGGCGGGGGTTTTGGAGTTGCCGGTAGATTTGAACTCTGCCTGGCGCAGCCCTAGGCCGGCGGCAAATACCGACAGGAAGCCATAACCGCCAATGGCTTCGGCCACTACATAGGCCAAGGCGATCAAGGCCAGGGTCAGGTAATCATTGGGTGAGAGGGTGCTGTCAGCATTGGTGATACGCATCTTGAGGGTGACGCGGCCGATACCCCGGCCCATCCAGTACCCCGTCAACAGCCCGACCGGGACCGCCCACAGCAGGTTTTTCAGGACCCAGCCGCCCAGCCAGTCACCGTCGAAACCGCCGTGCTGCATGAAGATCAACGCGAAGATCACGAACGGGAACGCCGTACCGTCGTTTAAACCCGCCTCGCCGGACAAGCCGAAGCGCAACCGATCATAGTCTTGCGCATTGTTGACCTGTACCAAACCCGCCAGCACCGGGTCGGTGGGTGCAAGAATCGCCCCCACCAACAGCGAAACGCCCCACGACAGGTCGAACACCCAATGCAGCACTGCGCAGGTGCCCACGATCGTCAGCAGCATCACCGGGCCCGCCATGCCAAACGCGATGCGCCAGGTGCGATGCTTGAGTGGCAGGCGCAGCTTCAACCCACTGACAAACAGCGAAAACAGCACCGCGACTTCCGTCAGGTGTTCCATCCAGCGGGCTGAACCCTTGATGTCCAGGTGCAGCAGGTCCATGCCCAACGGGCCAATGCCGATACCCAGCAGCAGGCAAACGGCCGACGTGGTGACCGGCATCCAGCGCAGGTAGGAGGAGGTGAGGGCGAGGGTGAGCAGCACCGCGCCCAGTACGGCCATCCATAGAATGAACGTCATTGATTAGTCCCGGGCCTGGTCTGTGTGAACGTTGGAGGTTTGCCGGGACACAGAGGTTCAAAAAACGCGCATGCGTGCCCGGGCAATGCACGGTCTATCAGGCCGCAAGGCGTTTTATGTTGGCGTTGAGGGTGCTGTTGGGGGTGAAAGCGAAGTCGTATCCCGTGTCGAGCCAACTCTGCAAACCCTGGTTATCGAGGTTGTGCACCAATGCCCCGGCAGATTGATCTATGGTTCCGGTGGCTTTGACCATCGTACTTGCGGGGACTCCATGGCGCGCCCCAGTTGCGACCACCACTGCCCGAACGTCGAGTTCGGCGGAATGTGCTCGATCATGATCGCGTCGTCATAGGCATATTCGCCACGTACCTGAAGCAACGCCTTGCCCACCTGTCCGGCCAGCTCACTGTCGCCGTCGGCACGCGGGTTGGCGGTTGCAAACCTGCGCGGTTCTACCGGGACACCGCCCAGTGCGAGGCCCCGCGGGCGACGCAACCGGCTGGGCTCGGCAGGTACATTCAACGGTATGAAGGGCGCTGCGGGGAGGGTTGAAGTGATGGCCATGGGGGTTCTCCGGTAATTTAACGAATACCCCAGGGAACATTTCGCTCGACTGGGCATACCCCTTCGTTCCCGTTACCGCCGTAAGCACTCCATCCAGCAACCCTTCAATTGATACCGCGTTTTACCTCACCCACGCTCCAGGGTGAAGCAACGACCTTTGAACGGATCATCTCAATCAACTGCCGCAACCCTGGCTGTGATTGCCGACGGCTGGGGTAGTACATGCACAATGGCGCGCCAATGCTGGCCCAGTCAGGCAGCACCTCCACCAGGCGACCGTCTGCCAGCTCCGACAGCACGCGGTTCTCAAGGCAATAGGCGATGCCCACGCCTTGCAGCGCCGCGTCGACGATCGTCTGGGTGTCGGCCGCGCTGAAGTGGCCGGGCACATCGAGGCGCTGTTGGCGGGCACCATTGCCCAGTTCCCACTTGTAGGTGGTCTTGTCGCCCAGGTACATGCGTACGCAGGAATGGCCGAGCAAGTCCTTGGGCACGGCTGGTGTTCCGGCTGCCGCGAGGTAGGCCGGGGAGGCGACCATGATCCAGCGCAGCTCGCCGGTCAGCGGCACGGCCACCATGTCCTGAGGCACCGTGGCGCCATAGCGGATACCCGCGTCGTAGCCTTCGGCGACGATGTCGAGCATGCGGTCTTCGATCATCACGTCCAGGCGCAGTTGCGGGTAGGTGCGGGTGAACTCGCCCAGCACCGGGGAGATCAGCAATACGGCGGCATCCCGGGGTACATTCAGGCGCAGCCGGCCAATCGGCGCCTCGCGGTACAGTTCGAGGGTGTCGAGGCCGTCCTGGATCATCGCAAAGCCGGCCGTGAGCTTTTCTGCCAGTACCACGCCGGCATCGGTAGGCTCCACGGCACGGCTGGTACGGTAGAGCAGCTTGACCCCCAGGCGGGTTTCCAGATTGCGCATCGTGTGGCTCAGGGCCGAGGTGGTCACGCCCAGTTCATTAGCGGCATGCCGGAAACTGCGGCGACGGATGATTGCCATGAATACATTCAGGTCGGCCAACTCGGAGCGGTTGAACGCAGCCATATCAAGCACCTTTCAAGGGTTGGGGTTTCACGCGGCGTTGAGCCCGATTCAACCTCGGATGATCTAGAGTAATCGTTTTTTTACTGAATGTTTCTGGTGGAGGCTTTTTAATGAGTATCGAAACCATCAAGATCCCGGGGATCGACAAGCCCGTCTCGCGCATTGCCCTGGGTACCTGGTCCATGGGCGGTTCAATGTGGGGCGGTGCTGATAACGAGGTGTCGATCAAGACGATCCGTCATGCACTGGCCAGCGGCATCAACCTGATCGACAGCGCGCCGGTCTATGGCCTGGGTTTGTCCGAGGAGTTGATCGGCCGAGCGCTGCGCGGGGTGCGCCATACGGCGGTGATCGCGACCAAGGCCGGCTTGCAGTGGGACGACGGCACCACGCGGCGCAACGCTACCGCCCAGCGTATCCGCAAGGAAATCGAAGACTCGCTGGTGCGCCTCGAAACCGATTACATCGACCTCTATCAGATTCACTGGCCCGACCCGTTGGTGGCCCAGGAGGAAACCGCCGGCGAGTTGGAAAAACTGCGCCGTGAAGGCAAGGTCCTCGCCGTGGGCGTGAGCAATTATTCGCCCGCGCAAATGGATGACTTCCGTCAGTACACCCACCTGGACACCGTGCAGCCGCCCTACAACCTGTTCGAGCGGGCGATCGACAGCGATATCCTGCCGTACGCCAAGCAAAACTCCCTGGTGGTGTTGGCCTACGGCTCGCTGTGCCGAGGCCTGTTGACCGGCAGCATGCACGCTGGCACACGGTTCAACGGCGACGACGTACGCAAGCTCGACCCTAAATTCAAGGCGCCACGCTTTGAGCAATACCTGGCGGCAGTGGCGGCGCTGGCCGTGTACGCCCGTGAGTGCCACGGCAAGTCAGTATTGGCCCTGGCGTTGCGCTGGGTGCTGGACCAGGGCCCGACAATTGCGCTGTGGGGCGCCCGACGCCCGGAGCAACTCAAAGGCATCGAGGACGCATTCGGCTGGCAACTCACCGCCGATGACCTGCAACATATCGACCGTATTCTGGCCAGCACGATAAAAGACCCGGTAGGGCCGGAATTTATGGCCCCTGCCAAACGTTAACCTTTGCGACAGGGATGTCTTGCAGTTGCAAAACAACAAAAGACATTCCTTTGGCGTTGAGGTTTTTGGCATGAAGCGCGGTACCGTATTTACGATTGTCGGTGGTTTGCTGTGTGTGGCGGCGTTGGCGGGCGCCTGGAAATGGCGGGGCAACCCCGATGCGCTGTGGCAGATCGTCAGCCGCCAATGTGTGCCTGACCAGCGTCTGCATCAAAACCCCAGCCCATGCCTGCAGGTGGACCCGAACAAGGGCTTTGCGTTGCTCAAGGACCTTAACGGCCCCTATCAGGACTTGCTGATCCCTACCGATAAAGTCAGCGGCATCGAAGACATCGCGCTGACCCGGGACTTGCTGCCGCATTACTTTGCCCAGGCCTGGAAACACCATGACGTGTTGTCAACCGGCCTGCCGGCTCCGATTGCCGACCGCTTTGTGTCACTGGCGATCAACTCCCGGTTTGGCCGCTCGCAAAACCAACTGCACATCCACATCGCCTGCCTGCGCCCTGATGTTTTCAACACCCTCAACCAACGCGCCGCAACCCTCAATGAGCAATGGCAAACCCTGCCGGTAAAGCTGCTGGGGCATACCTACAGCGCCCGCACGTTGTCGGCTGCCGATTTCGACCTGCGTGACCCGCTGGCCATCTTGAACGAGTACGTGCAAGCCCAGGGCGACACCATGGCCAGCTATAGCTTGCTGCTGGCACCGGGTGCGAACGGCAACTTCGTATTGCTGACCACTCGGTTGACGCTCAAGGAGTGGAACCTGGCGTCTGCCGAAGAGCTGCAAGACCATCAGTGCGACCTGATGGGCAAACCACCACAACGACCTGTTTTAGCTGTTAACGACATCCGCTGAATTTGCCGTTGAACGAGTGTTCAGTTTCAATTATGTTGGCTGCAACCCCCCGCTTGGCAACAAGCGGGCTTGCGCTTTTTCTGATTGAACGAGAGGCACTGGCATGCGGTTTTCACCCTTTGTTGAGCGAATTGCAGGGCAGGGCGTAGCCGCCTGGGACATCCACCACGCCGCGTTCCAGGCCAGCAGCAAAGGCGAAGACATCATTATCCTGAGCGTGGGCGACCCGGATTTCGCCACGCCTTCTTTCATCACCGACGCTGCCGTAGAGGCCTTGCGCCAGGGCGACACCCACTACACCGAAATCCCCGGCCGCCCGGCGCTGCGCGATGCGATCGCCGCGCGTTACAGCAAGTCCCTGGCGCGGCCCCTGAATGCTGAAAACGTTATCACCGTGGCCGGTGCGCAAAACGCCTTGTTCGTCACCTCGCTGTGCCTGTTGCAGGCCGGTGATGAGGTGATTGTGCTCGACCCGATGTACGTCACTTACGAAGCCACACTCAAGGCCAGCGGCGCGACGCTGGTGCGCGTGCCGTGTTCCGCCGACGCGGGTTTTCGCCTTGACCCGGCGCTACTGGCCGCCGCTATCACGCCACGCACCCGGGCGATTTTCTTCTCCAACCCCAACAACCCCACCGGCGTGGTGCTCAACCCCCGGGAGCTGCAAGCAATTGCCGACCTGGCGATCGAACATGAATTGTGGGTGGTGGTGGACGAAGTCTACGAAAGCCTGGTGTTCGACGGTGAGTACCACAGCCTGGCTGCCCTACCGGGCATGGCCGAACGCTGCATTGTGATTGGCAGCCTGTCCAAATCCCACGCCATGACCGGCTGGCGTATCGGCTGGATCATCGCCGAACCGAGCATGGTGGCCCACGCCGAAACCCTGGTGTTGAGCATGCTCTACGGCTTGCCGGGCTTTGTGATGCAAGCCGCGACCGCCGCAGTATTGGCCCACGATGAAGTCACTCACGGGATGCGTGAAACCTACCGTCGTCGCCGTGACCTGGTGGTAGCCGGCCTGAGCGGTTGCCCGGGCATCCACGTACAACCCCCGCAAGCAGGCATGTTTGTGCTGGTGGACGTGCGGGACACCGGCCTCGGTTCCCTGGACTTTGCCTGGCGCTTGTTCCGCGAGGCGGGGGTTTCCGTGCTGGATGCGGCCGCCTTCGGTGAACCGGCCCAAGGCTTTGTACGGCTGTCGTTCACCCTGGGCGAAGCGCGGCTGGCCGAGGCCTGCGAGCGTATCAGCCGCTTCGTCGCCAAGCTCGCCCGTGAGCCACGAATAGAGCCTGCGGCGAAAACCATCAGCGTGTTGCCGGTAGCGGCGAAGAAAATGATCGAGGTGCTCGACCTGCATAAACGCTTCGGCAATATCGAAGTGCTGAAGGGCATCTCGCTGACCGCCCGCGAAGGCGAAGTGATCTCGCTGATCGGCGCCAGCGGCTCGGGCAAAAGCACTTTGCTGCGTTGCATCAACATGCTCGAAGTGCCGGACCAGGGCAGCATTCACGTCGACGGCGAAAGCATCAAGCTCAACTACGGCCGCCCCGGCGCACCGCTGGTGGCCGACGCCAAACAACTGGTGCGGATTCGCTCGACCCTGGGCATGGTGT
This genomic window from Pseudomonas sp. Bout1 contains:
- a CDS encoding aldo/keto reductase, with the translated sequence MSIETIKIPGIDKPVSRIALGTWSMGGSMWGGADNEVSIKTIRHALASGINLIDSAPVYGLGLSEELIGRALRGVRHTAVIATKAGLQWDDGTTRRNATAQRIRKEIEDSLVRLETDYIDLYQIHWPDPLVAQEETAGELEKLRREGKVLAVGVSNYSPAQMDDFRQYTHLDTVQPPYNLFERAIDSDILPYAKQNSLVVLAYGSLCRGLLTGSMHAGTRFNGDDVRKLDPKFKAPRFEQYLAAVAALAVYARECHGKSVLALALRWVLDQGPTIALWGARRPEQLKGIEDAFGWQLTADDLQHIDRILASTIKDPVGPEFMAPAKR
- a CDS encoding sodium:proton antiporter produces the protein MTFILWMAVLGAVLLTLALTSSYLRWMPVTTSAVCLLLGIGIGPLGMDLLHLDIKGSARWMEHLTEVAVLFSLFVSGLKLRLPLKHRTWRIAFGMAGPVMLLTIVGTCAVLHWVFDLSWGVSLLVGAILAPTDPVLAGLVQVNNAQDYDRLRFGLSGEAGLNDGTAFPFVIFALIFMQHGGFDGDWLGGWVLKNLLWAVPVGLLTGYWMGRGIGRVTLKMRITNADSTLSPNDYLTLALIALAYVVAEAIGGYGFLSVFAAGLGLRQAEFKSTGNSKTPAEHLAQPVVGHMEVEPAKALHGNVGQLQDTQIAAGVMMGDMLAFGGLVERSMEVFLVTLLGVVLVSHWDWRALAVGALLFCVIRPLSVLSMPWGTLLDRNQRGLMGWFGIRGIGSIYYLFYAINHGLVGTSSVVAVNLTLSVIALSIVVHGLSTQPMLAWYERRAQAQQ
- a CDS encoding CDP-diacylglycerol diphosphatase, producing the protein MKRGTVFTIVGGLLCVAALAGAWKWRGNPDALWQIVSRQCVPDQRLHQNPSPCLQVDPNKGFALLKDLNGPYQDLLIPTDKVSGIEDIALTRDLLPHYFAQAWKHHDVLSTGLPAPIADRFVSLAINSRFGRSQNQLHIHIACLRPDVFNTLNQRAATLNEQWQTLPVKLLGHTYSARTLSAADFDLRDPLAILNEYVQAQGDTMASYSLLLAPGANGNFVLLTTRLTLKEWNLASAEELQDHQCDLMGKPPQRPVLAVNDIR
- a CDS encoding LysR family transcriptional regulator, translated to MAAFNRSELADLNVFMAIIRRRSFRHAANELGVTTSALSHTMRNLETRLGVKLLYRTSRAVEPTDAGVVLAEKLTAGFAMIQDGLDTLELYREAPIGRLRLNVPRDAAVLLISPVLGEFTRTYPQLRLDVMIEDRMLDIVAEGYDAGIRYGATVPQDMVAVPLTGELRWIMVASPAYLAAAGTPAVPKDLLGHSCVRMYLGDKTTYKWELGNGARQQRLDVPGHFSAADTQTIVDAALQGVGIAYCLENRVLSELADGRLVEVLPDWASIGAPLCMYYPSRRQSQPGLRQLIEMIRSKVVASPWSVGEVKRGIN
- a CDS encoding aminotransferase class I/II-fold pyridoxal phosphate-dependent enzyme; the encoded protein is MRFSPFVERIAGQGVAAWDIHHAAFQASSKGEDIIILSVGDPDFATPSFITDAAVEALRQGDTHYTEIPGRPALRDAIAARYSKSLARPLNAENVITVAGAQNALFVTSLCLLQAGDEVIVLDPMYVTYEATLKASGATLVRVPCSADAGFRLDPALLAAAITPRTRAIFFSNPNNPTGVVLNPRELQAIADLAIEHELWVVVDEVYESLVFDGEYHSLAALPGMAERCIVIGSLSKSHAMTGWRIGWIIAEPSMVAHAETLVLSMLYGLPGFVMQAATAAVLAHDEVTHGMRETYRRRRDLVVAGLSGCPGIHVQPPQAGMFVLVDVRDTGLGSLDFAWRLFREAGVSVLDAAAFGEPAQGFVRLSFTLGEARLAEACERISRFVAKLAREPRIEPAAKTISVLPVAAKKMIEVLDLHKRFGNIEVLKGISLTAREGEVISLIGASGSGKSTLLRCINMLEVPDQGSIHVDGESIKLNYGRPGAPLVADAKQLVRIRSTLGMVFQNFNLWPHRTVLENLIEAPIQVLRESRAEAIERAEALLDRVGLAAKRNEYPAFLSGGQQQRVAIARALAMRPKVMLFDEPTSALDPELVGEVLRVIRSLAEEGRTMILVTHEMAFARDVSSKVAFLHQGLIEETGSPDSVFIDPRSERCRQFVNAHQTR